In bacterium, a single genomic region encodes these proteins:
- a CDS encoding site-specific integrase — protein MADYTLFDILRLEPYALFLSTRRCENTRENYGRALLTFHRWLTDRRLKPCEVRSLHLAQFINAMKGRYSGASLIRYSYTLMSFYGYLYAIEAIPKDPSPVLLTLGLRRPQRNPRPLPDAVQAKLVKGLKWSDLMDSRASCLILLGLYEGLRRGEIQALEWAKISLEGGYFDVKGKGDKWRRMPMHPKVKTGLYVLWCHSRYHYGLFESRYVFRPFKNRQDRPMSDIGVQMLFDRAKKHAGLAGVPFTIHSLRHTFASRYAEKEGNPYILQKLLGHDDITTSQAYVKISQNQAELAYHRVFVEQDQNLSRAM, from the coding sequence ATGGCTGACTATACCCTATTCGATATCCTACGCCTTGAGCCTTATGCCTTATTTTTGTCCACAAGACGTTGCGAAAACACCCGCGAAAACTATGGCCGGGCCCTCTTGACTTTCCACCGATGGCTGACCGACCGCAGGTTGAAACCCTGCGAGGTCAGATCCCTTCACCTGGCCCAGTTCATCAACGCCATGAAGGGGCGCTATTCCGGGGCCTCTTTGATCCGCTACTCCTACACCCTCATGAGCTTTTACGGCTACCTCTATGCCATCGAGGCGATCCCCAAGGACCCGTCGCCCGTCCTGCTGACCTTGGGCCTTCGCCGACCCCAACGGAACCCGCGGCCCCTTCCGGATGCGGTCCAGGCTAAATTGGTCAAAGGCTTGAAGTGGTCCGACCTGATGGATTCCCGGGCCAGTTGCCTGATCCTTTTGGGGCTTTACGAGGGTCTGCGCCGCGGCGAGATACAGGCGCTGGAATGGGCCAAAATTTCATTGGAAGGGGGTTATTTTGATGTCAAGGGGAAGGGGGACAAGTGGCGCCGAATGCCCATGCACCCGAAGGTTAAGACCGGTTTATATGTGCTTTGGTGCCATTCCAGATATCATTACGGACTGTTCGAAAGCCGGTACGTTTTCAGGCCCTTCAAGAACCGCCAGGACCGGCCCATGTCGGACATCGGGGTGCAAATGCTCTTTGACCGGGCGAAGAAACATGCGGGGCTTGCGGGCGTGCCTTTCACGATCCATTCCCTGCGGCACACCTTCGCCAGCCGCTACGCCGAGAAGGAGGGCAACCCCTACATCCTTCAAAAATTACTGGGGCACGATGACATCACGACCAGCCAGGCCTACGTGAAAATCTCGCAAAATCAAGCGGAATTGGCCTATCATAGGGTCTTCGTGGAACAGGACCAAAACCTGTCAAGGGCGATGTGA
- a CDS encoding YqaJ viral recombinase family protein → MTYRIIRCLDKADWLERRKAVVTSTEISALFGCNPYLTAAQLWAQKKSLIFPERRVSPAMQAGLDLEASIAQRVARAKGWDAKPFPTWMFAQRDDYRAGSSFDWAVKDQWGVCPLEVKKIHWGAMGKYWRCEGNRVTQTSDYVKLQLQYQMWICGFPRIKLAVLCGEGWYLWGEFLPDPFIQRQFEDKLTAFWASQAKGIPPEGATRTRVWRLYLAQKTAQKVA, encoded by the coding sequence ATGACCTACCGCATCATCCGCTGTCTCGACAAGGCCGACTGGCTCGAACGCCGCAAGGCGGTGGTGACCAGCACAGAGATCTCGGCCCTGTTCGGGTGCAACCCCTACCTGACGGCCGCCCAGCTGTGGGCCCAGAAGAAGTCGCTCATTTTTCCCGAGCGCCGGGTGAGCCCCGCCATGCAGGCGGGTCTGGACCTGGAGGCTTCGATCGCCCAACGGGTGGCCCGAGCGAAAGGCTGGGATGCCAAGCCTTTCCCAACCTGGATGTTCGCCCAACGGGACGACTACCGCGCCGGATCCTCTTTCGACTGGGCGGTCAAAGACCAGTGGGGCGTCTGCCCCCTCGAGGTCAAGAAGATCCACTGGGGCGCCATGGGGAAGTATTGGCGCTGTGAAGGGAACCGAGTGACCCAGACCAGCGACTACGTGAAACTGCAGCTACAGTACCAAATGTGGATCTGCGGCTTTCCCCGGATCAAACTGGCCGTGCTTTGCGGGGAAGGTTGGTACCTCTGGGGCGAGTTCTTGCCCGACCCCTTCATCCAACGGCAATTCGAGGACAAACTGACGGCCTTCTGGGCCAGCCAGGCCAAGGGCATCCCGCCCGAGGGGGCTACCAGGACTAGGGTCTGGCGTCTCTATCTGGCGCAAAAAACCGCCCAAAAAGTGGCGTAA
- a CDS encoding cold-shock protein, with the protein MTKGTVKWFDPKKGFGFIAGQDGTDYFVHHTSIDAIGFRTLEEGQEVEFEPKQGPKGSMASKVRAL; encoded by the coding sequence ATGACGAAGGGTACCGTGAAGTGGTTCGACCCCAAGAAAGGTTTCGGTTTTATCGCCGGCCAAGACGGGACCGATTATTTCGTCCACCACACTTCCATTGACGCCATCGGCTTTCGCACCTTGGAGGAAGGCCAGGAGGTGGAATTCGAACCCAAGCAAGGCCCCAAGGGTTCCATGGCCTCGAAGGTCAGGGCCCTATGA
- a CDS encoding glycoside hydrolase family 25 protein has product MIEGVDVSHYQGLIDWPRVAAAGKKFAILKATDGMGMGLTGPKKRNVDALFNHNEQGAIGTQIVLGMYHFMRPLENLQGQINSFIAMEHWSKDALFPMLDLEPIKQGPGTQEDWAVNSKQDNLMMVLEWLHQVERNTGYKAVIYTTNFFVEAFLPLAPELAEYPLALARYSSEPGRIPPPWRTWNFWQYDPAGKVDGIQGTVDLDYFDGTLEDLKTLTRKRMA; this is encoded by the coding sequence ATGATCGAAGGCGTCGATGTTTCACATTACCAAGGCCTGATCGACTGGCCCAGAGTGGCGGCCGCGGGCAAGAAGTTCGCCATCCTCAAGGCCACCGACGGCATGGGCATGGGCCTGACCGGCCCGAAGAAACGGAACGTCGACGCCCTTTTCAACCACAACGAACAGGGCGCCATCGGCACCCAGATCGTTCTGGGCATGTACCATTTCATGCGGCCCCTCGAGAACCTGCAGGGCCAGATCAACAGTTTCATCGCCATGGAACATTGGTCGAAGGACGCCCTTTTCCCCATGCTGGACCTGGAGCCCATCAAGCAGGGCCCGGGTACCCAGGAGGATTGGGCGGTCAACAGCAAGCAGGACAACCTCATGATGGTCCTCGAATGGCTTCACCAGGTCGAGCGCAACACGGGCTATAAGGCGGTCATCTACACCACGAACTTCTTCGTGGAGGCCTTCCTGCCCCTGGCGCCCGAGTTGGCCGAGTACCCCTTGGCCTTGGCGAGGTATTCGTCCGAACCGGGACGGATCCCGCCGCCCTGGAGGACGTGGAACTTTTGGCAGTATGACCCCGCGGGGAAGGTGGATGGCATTCAAGGCACCGTGGACCTGGATTATTTCGACGGCACCTTGGAAGACTTGAAAACGCTGACGAGAAAGAGGATGGCATGA
- a CDS encoding SGNH/GDSL hydrolase family protein, which yields MKIVKYLPILFLLAPGCRGGGVTPMDLRAGIYPTATLTLTPTLTPTSTPGIAPTQTPAPAATLVFLAIGDSYTGGNGASTITNGFAWLETAVLDIWYPETAQSNFGYGGYGTDDYIGESLSTNDANTSSLNVPRIGVMFGVNDLRQPYAAAWSALDPHKGPAGSYYSNLSDCQAHSYNFKANLETIITTFRAHHSGMICVLDTIPDITNNGDGPSHFAGWDDYEGCLAAYNARIPEIAVDLNYVFVADVYTAMQGHTEYYSTDHIHPNDDGHAVIAALNEAQFSSPPR from the coding sequence ATGAAGATCGTTAAATACCTGCCCATCCTCTTCTTGTTGGCCCCAGGCTGCCGGGGCGGCGGCGTCACGCCCATGGACCTGCGCGCGGGGATATACCCGACCGCGACCTTGACGCTTACCCCGACCTTGACGCCCACATCCACCCCGGGCATTGCCCCGACGCAAACGCCAGCCCCGGCCGCCACACTGGTCTTTCTGGCCATCGGGGACAGTTACACCGGCGGCAATGGTGCCTCGACCATCACCAATGGTTTTGCGTGGCTCGAAACGGCAGTCCTCGATATTTGGTATCCCGAAACGGCCCAGTCCAATTTCGGCTATGGGGGGTACGGGACCGACGACTATATCGGCGAATCACTTTCGACCAACGACGCCAATACATCCTCTTTGAATGTCCCGCGTATCGGCGTCATGTTCGGGGTGAACGACCTTCGGCAACCCTATGCCGCCGCCTGGAGCGCGTTGGATCCGCACAAAGGGCCGGCCGGTTCCTATTATTCGAACCTTTCGGACTGCCAGGCCCACTCCTACAACTTCAAGGCGAACCTGGAAACGATCATCACCACCTTTCGGGCGCACCATTCGGGGATGATCTGCGTTTTGGACACCATCCCCGACATCACCAATAACGGGGATGGACCATCCCATTTCGCTGGATGGGACGACTACGAGGGTTGCCTGGCGGCTTATAACGCCCGCATCCCCGAGATCGCGGTGGATCTTAATTATGTTTTTGTGGCCGATGTTTATACGGCCATGCAAGGACACACGGAATATTACAGCACGGACCACATCCACCCGAATGACGACGGACATGCCGTGATCGCCGCCTTGAACGAAGCCCAATTCAGTTCTCCGCCCCGATGA